One Salmo salar chromosome ssa01, Ssal_v3.1, whole genome shotgun sequence DNA window includes the following coding sequences:
- the sash1b gene encoding SAM and SH3 domain-containing protein 1 isoform X3, with protein MKKIALENRLSMHKSSSEDASGGKWDGKRQKNKSFWQNFRKSQKGVVRQTTRGEDIGFVASDITMSDEERIQLMMMVKEKMISVEEALARLKEFETQSRQNCSTVLTEWHDAPSPTLNESSNCNSCEQSDGEQEESGTFRRLHKLVSSSRRVRKKLLRIDESKKPGSDESLSMVGPVLGDAMSSLSLYSGVQKKLSGGCHHDDSLSSALRDQLTYDLRDSDSLTTSPSSSSLDTCSSNTHTHSLDTVSSTSQRLSTAFSKTGGSSPACSPGRYQDTGPSGDVRAGGSGSSLSEIEVGGGEDGPRMARSVTDGEIRRVIGPLSYHGRTCSFGGFDLTNRTLHMVTGDQDLTSKDGDASVKGVVKSPQTNHRISLGKKVKSVKETMRKRISKRYHCALSEQLSPDRMSSGPQSPHSHTDTDSLEKPKLKAGGSVESLRSSLSGQSSMSGQTVGTTDSSNSNRESVKSEDGEEDELPYRGPFCGRAMVHTDFTPSPYDTDSLKLKRGDVIDIISKPPMGTWMGLLNSKVGTFKFIYVDVLAEEEDKPKHTRRRRKGRQPKPTSVEELLERINLKEHLPTFLFNGYEDLDTFKLLEEEDLDELDIGDPQHRAVLLTAVELLQEYDGSSDPDRSSQTGGSQEKLLLDRRGLLGDSPRDSGCYESNENLENGGRGKKTSSSMSRSSSGFQSSHLPSPESPSLPLTPTHLSLPLIHPSKTTLQTRPEHQSTTLPSLGASMTSCYLLSPGRSQSHHSHTHRAMPLRSWSCDNLGPAGKPTPTALGLLPLGELHSDQGLHTTELHTLEDMKPAHTTMSNAKGQGYPTQEEALQQLLTHSEGSFLPSQPLLPSPCSVLSDTLELDMGVPRLTDLLPYTHLKISTPAPGRRPKHRSAKPFLSNPCIPSSPPAMTSDGGSAYKLFSLDGTSLKDEVITETTTQPCSSDLATQTCISDCDLADYPLQSEAHRTQPAGGMETMPVRSVNLGPLLEERLESEGIDLTAEPFSDKYGRYGIPQSLVQRYATDLNQPLTEIMYAMDLLRLTQLRKQQRMAVCQKPQTLALGLTAVTDD; from the exons ATGAAGAAAATTGCATTGGAAAACAg GTTGTCCATGCATAAATCAAGTTCTGAGGATGCATCAGggg GAAAATGGGACGGAAAGAGACAGAAAAATAAGTCATTCTGGCAGAATTTTCGGAAGTCGCAGAAAGGTGTCGTGCGGCAGACCACAAGAG GTGAGGACATAGGTTTTGTAGCCAGTGACATCACTATGAGTGATGAGGAGCGCATCCAGCTGATGATGATGGTCAAGGAGAAGATGATAAGCGTGGAGGAGGCCTTGGCAAGG CTGAAAGAGTTTGAGACCCAGAGCAGGCAGAACTGCAGCACTGTTCTTACAGAATGGCATGATGCTCCCAGTCCAACCCTGAACGAGTCCTCCAACTGCAAT TCATGTGAGCAGTCGGATGGTGAACAGGAGGAGTCCGGGACGTTCAGACGGCTCCATAAGCTGGTCAGCTCCAGTCGTAGGGTCCGCAAGAAACTCCTCAGAATCGACGAGTCCAAGAAGCCTGGGTCTGACG AGTCTCTGAGTATGGTCGGGCCTGTCCTGGGTGATGCCatgtcctctctgtccctgtactcTGGGGTTCAGAAGAAGCTGTCTGGCGGGTGTCACCACGATGACTCCCTGTCCTCCGCCTTGCGCGACCAGCTGACTTATGACCTTCGAGACTCGGACAGCctgaccacctccccctcctcctcctccttggaCACCTgcagcagcaacacacacacccacagcctGGATACAGTCTCCAGCACCAGCCAGCGACTGTCCACAGCCTTCAGTAAGACAG GAGGATCCAGCCCAGCCTGTAGCCCAGGGAGATACCAGGACACAGGCCCCAGTGGCGACGTGAGGGCCGGGGGTAGTGGTTCCTCCCTGTCAGAGATAGAGGTTGGTGGTGGAGAGGATGGACCCAGGATGGCCCGGTCAGTCACGGATGGAGAGATCAGGAGAGTAATCGGCCCACTCAGCTACCATGGG AGAACCTGTAGCTTTGGTGGGTTTGATCTGACCAACCGGACTCTGCACATGGTCACCGGAGATCAGGACCTCACT AGCAAAGATGGGGATGCCAGTGTGAAAGGCGTAGTCAAGTCTCCACAGACGAACCATCGAATCTCTTTGGGCAAGAAAGTGAAGTCAGTGAAAGAAACCATGAGAAAACGCATCTCAAAGAGATACCACTGCGCTCTCTCTGAACAG TTAAGCCCAGACCGTATGTCCAGCGGGCCCCAGTCCCCCCacagccacacagacacagactcactGGAGAAACCCAAGCTGAAGGCTGGAGGCTCAGTGGAGAGCCTGAGGAGCTCCCTCAGCGGACAGAGCTCCATGA GTGGTCAGACAGTGGGCACCACAGACTCCTCCAACAGCAACAGAGAGAGTGTGAAGtctgaggatggagaggaggatgaacTTCCCTACAGAGGACCCTTCTGTGGTCGAGCTATGGTGCACACTGACTTCACCCCCAGCCCCTACGACACTGACTCTCTCAAACTGAAG AGAGGTGATGTGATTGACATCATCAGCAAGCCTCCAATGGGGACGTGGATGGGCCTGCTGAACAGTAAGGTGGGAACATTTAAGTTCATCTACGTGGACGTTCTGGCTGAGGAGGAAGACAAACCTAAACACACCCGACGGAGGAGGAAGGGACGGCAGCCCAAACCCACCTCTGTAGAGGAACTCCTGGAGCGCATCAACCTCAAA GAGCACCTACCCACtttcctcttcaatggctatgaGGACCTGGATACCTTTAAGCTTCTGGAAGAGGAGGATCTAGACGAGCTTGACATCGGagaccctcaacacagggctgTGCTGCTCACTGCTGTGGAGCTTCTGCAGGAGTACGACG GTAGCAGCGACCCGGACCGTAGCAGCCAGACAGGGGGTTCTCAGGAGAAGCTGTTACTGGACCGCCGGGGCCTACTGGGGGACTCCCCACGAGACTCTGGCTGCTACGAGAGCAACGAGAATCTGGAGAACG GAGGGAGGGGCAAAAAGACGTCTTCTTCCATGAGCAGGTCCTCGTCTGGTTTTCAATCCAGTCACCTCCCATCCCCAGAGTCCCCCAGCCTCCCCCTCACCCCGACCCACCTCAGCCTCCCCCTGATCCACCCCAGCAAGACCAccttacagaccagaccagagcaccAGTCCACTACCTTACCATCTCTAGGAGCCTCCATGACCAGCTGCTACCTTCTGAGCCCAGGCAGGAGCCAGAGCCATCACAGTCACACCCACAGAGCCATGCCACTGAGGAGCTGGAGCTGTGATAACCTGGGCCCGGCAGGTAAGCCTACTCCCACAGCCCTGGGGCTGCTCCCCCTGGGGGAGCTTCACTCAGACCAGGGCCTCCACACCACTGAGCTCCACACCCTGGAAGACATGAAGCCAGCTCATACCACCATGTCCAATGCTAAGGGACAGGGATACCCGACACAAGAGGAGGCCCTACAGCAGTTGTTGACACACTCTGAAGGATCTTTCCTGCCCTCACAACCACTGCTCCCCTCACCTTGTAGTGTTCTGTCTGATACGTTAGAGTTGGACATGGGAGTTCCCAGGTTAACAGACCTCCTTCCATACACACACCTCAAAATATCCACTCCAGCACCAGGACGTAGGCCCAAGCATCGTTCAGCCAAGCCTTTCCTGTCAAACCCATGTATACCATCATCACCCCCAGCAATGACCAGTGACGGTGGTAGTGCCTATAAACTCTTCTCTTTAGATGGCACCTCTTTAAAGGATGAAGTTATTACAGAGACAACAACCCAACCGTGCAGCTCAGACCTGGCAACCCAAACCTGTATCTCAGACTGTGACCTTGCAGACTATCCTCTCCAGTCTGAAGCCCACAGGACGCAGCCTGCTGGGGGAATGGAAACTATGCCTGTCAGGTCGGTCAACCTGGGACCCCTCCTGGAGGAAAGACTGGAGTCCGAGGGGATAGATCTGACAGCGGAGCCCTTCTCTGACAAG TATGGTCGCTATGGAATCCCCCAGTCTCTGGTCCAGAGGTACGCCACTGACCTGAACCAGCCTCTAACAGAGATCATGTATGCCATGGACCTGCTCAGACTCACACAGCTCCGCAAGCAGCAGCGCATGGCA GTGTGTCAAAAGCCACAGACCCTAGCGCTTGGACTAACAGCAGTGACTGACGACTGA
- the sash1b gene encoding SAM and SH3 domain-containing protein 1 isoform X2 — protein MEEICKRKLVQVAESEMEKVDLVPTSLQPCSQIQDSLGLSSSSAVSTPETERRLSMHKSSSEDASGGKWDGKRQKNKSFWQNFRKSQKGVVRQTTRGEDIGFVASDITMSDEERIQLMMMVKEKMISVEEALARLKEFETQSRQNCSTVLTEWHDAPSPTLNESSNCNSCEQSDGEQEESGTFRRLHKLVSSSRRVRKKLLRIDESKKPGSDESLSMVGPVLGDAMSSLSLYSGVQKKLSGGCHHDDSLSSALRDQLTYDLRDSDSLTTSPSSSSLDTCSSNTHTHSLDTVSSTSQRLSTAFSKTGGSSPACSPGRYQDTGPSGDVRAGGSGSSLSEIEVGGGEDGPRMARSVTDGEIRRVIGPLSYHGRTCSFGGFDLTNRTLHMVTGDQDLTSKDGDASVKGVVKSPQTNHRISLGKKVKSVKETMRKRISKRYHCALSEQLSPDRMSSGPQSPHSHTDTDSLEKPKLKAGGSVESLRSSLSGQSSMSGQTVGTTDSSNSNRESVKSEDGEEDELPYRGPFCGRAMVHTDFTPSPYDTDSLKLKRGDVIDIISKPPMGTWMGLLNSKVGTFKFIYVDVLAEEEDKPKHTRRRRKGRQPKPTSVEELLERINLKEHLPTFLFNGYEDLDTFKLLEEEDLDELDIGDPQHRAVLLTAVELLQEYDGSSDPDRSSQTGGSQEKLLLDRRGLLGDSPRDSGCYESNENLENGGRGKKTSSSMSRSSSGFQSSHLPSPESPSLPLTPTHLSLPLIHPSKTTLQTRPEHQSTTLPSLGASMTSCYLLSPGRSQSHHSHTHRAMPLRSWSCDNLGPAGKPTPTALGLLPLGELHSDQGLHTTELHTLEDMKPAHTTMSNAKGQGYPTQEEALQQLLTHSEGSFLPSQPLLPSPCSVLSDTLELDMGVPRLTDLLPYTHLKISTPAPGRRPKHRSAKPFLSNPCIPSSPPAMTSDGGSAYKLFSLDGTSLKDEVITETTTQPCSSDLATQTCISDCDLADYPLQSEAHRTQPAGGMETMPVRSVNLGPLLEERLESEGIDLTAEPFSDKYGRYGIPQSLVQRYATDLNQPLTEIMYAMDLLRLTQLRKQQRMAVCQKPQTLALGLTAVTDD, from the exons GTTGTCCATGCATAAATCAAGTTCTGAGGATGCATCAGggg GAAAATGGGACGGAAAGAGACAGAAAAATAAGTCATTCTGGCAGAATTTTCGGAAGTCGCAGAAAGGTGTCGTGCGGCAGACCACAAGAG GTGAGGACATAGGTTTTGTAGCCAGTGACATCACTATGAGTGATGAGGAGCGCATCCAGCTGATGATGATGGTCAAGGAGAAGATGATAAGCGTGGAGGAGGCCTTGGCAAGG CTGAAAGAGTTTGAGACCCAGAGCAGGCAGAACTGCAGCACTGTTCTTACAGAATGGCATGATGCTCCCAGTCCAACCCTGAACGAGTCCTCCAACTGCAAT TCATGTGAGCAGTCGGATGGTGAACAGGAGGAGTCCGGGACGTTCAGACGGCTCCATAAGCTGGTCAGCTCCAGTCGTAGGGTCCGCAAGAAACTCCTCAGAATCGACGAGTCCAAGAAGCCTGGGTCTGACG AGTCTCTGAGTATGGTCGGGCCTGTCCTGGGTGATGCCatgtcctctctgtccctgtactcTGGGGTTCAGAAGAAGCTGTCTGGCGGGTGTCACCACGATGACTCCCTGTCCTCCGCCTTGCGCGACCAGCTGACTTATGACCTTCGAGACTCGGACAGCctgaccacctccccctcctcctcctccttggaCACCTgcagcagcaacacacacacccacagcctGGATACAGTCTCCAGCACCAGCCAGCGACTGTCCACAGCCTTCAGTAAGACAG GAGGATCCAGCCCAGCCTGTAGCCCAGGGAGATACCAGGACACAGGCCCCAGTGGCGACGTGAGGGCCGGGGGTAGTGGTTCCTCCCTGTCAGAGATAGAGGTTGGTGGTGGAGAGGATGGACCCAGGATGGCCCGGTCAGTCACGGATGGAGAGATCAGGAGAGTAATCGGCCCACTCAGCTACCATGGG AGAACCTGTAGCTTTGGTGGGTTTGATCTGACCAACCGGACTCTGCACATGGTCACCGGAGATCAGGACCTCACT AGCAAAGATGGGGATGCCAGTGTGAAAGGCGTAGTCAAGTCTCCACAGACGAACCATCGAATCTCTTTGGGCAAGAAAGTGAAGTCAGTGAAAGAAACCATGAGAAAACGCATCTCAAAGAGATACCACTGCGCTCTCTCTGAACAG TTAAGCCCAGACCGTATGTCCAGCGGGCCCCAGTCCCCCCacagccacacagacacagactcactGGAGAAACCCAAGCTGAAGGCTGGAGGCTCAGTGGAGAGCCTGAGGAGCTCCCTCAGCGGACAGAGCTCCATGA GTGGTCAGACAGTGGGCACCACAGACTCCTCCAACAGCAACAGAGAGAGTGTGAAGtctgaggatggagaggaggatgaacTTCCCTACAGAGGACCCTTCTGTGGTCGAGCTATGGTGCACACTGACTTCACCCCCAGCCCCTACGACACTGACTCTCTCAAACTGAAG AGAGGTGATGTGATTGACATCATCAGCAAGCCTCCAATGGGGACGTGGATGGGCCTGCTGAACAGTAAGGTGGGAACATTTAAGTTCATCTACGTGGACGTTCTGGCTGAGGAGGAAGACAAACCTAAACACACCCGACGGAGGAGGAAGGGACGGCAGCCCAAACCCACCTCTGTAGAGGAACTCCTGGAGCGCATCAACCTCAAA GAGCACCTACCCACtttcctcttcaatggctatgaGGACCTGGATACCTTTAAGCTTCTGGAAGAGGAGGATCTAGACGAGCTTGACATCGGagaccctcaacacagggctgTGCTGCTCACTGCTGTGGAGCTTCTGCAGGAGTACGACG GTAGCAGCGACCCGGACCGTAGCAGCCAGACAGGGGGTTCTCAGGAGAAGCTGTTACTGGACCGCCGGGGCCTACTGGGGGACTCCCCACGAGACTCTGGCTGCTACGAGAGCAACGAGAATCTGGAGAACG GAGGGAGGGGCAAAAAGACGTCTTCTTCCATGAGCAGGTCCTCGTCTGGTTTTCAATCCAGTCACCTCCCATCCCCAGAGTCCCCCAGCCTCCCCCTCACCCCGACCCACCTCAGCCTCCCCCTGATCCACCCCAGCAAGACCAccttacagaccagaccagagcaccAGTCCACTACCTTACCATCTCTAGGAGCCTCCATGACCAGCTGCTACCTTCTGAGCCCAGGCAGGAGCCAGAGCCATCACAGTCACACCCACAGAGCCATGCCACTGAGGAGCTGGAGCTGTGATAACCTGGGCCCGGCAGGTAAGCCTACTCCCACAGCCCTGGGGCTGCTCCCCCTGGGGGAGCTTCACTCAGACCAGGGCCTCCACACCACTGAGCTCCACACCCTGGAAGACATGAAGCCAGCTCATACCACCATGTCCAATGCTAAGGGACAGGGATACCCGACACAAGAGGAGGCCCTACAGCAGTTGTTGACACACTCTGAAGGATCTTTCCTGCCCTCACAACCACTGCTCCCCTCACCTTGTAGTGTTCTGTCTGATACGTTAGAGTTGGACATGGGAGTTCCCAGGTTAACAGACCTCCTTCCATACACACACCTCAAAATATCCACTCCAGCACCAGGACGTAGGCCCAAGCATCGTTCAGCCAAGCCTTTCCTGTCAAACCCATGTATACCATCATCACCCCCAGCAATGACCAGTGACGGTGGTAGTGCCTATAAACTCTTCTCTTTAGATGGCACCTCTTTAAAGGATGAAGTTATTACAGAGACAACAACCCAACCGTGCAGCTCAGACCTGGCAACCCAAACCTGTATCTCAGACTGTGACCTTGCAGACTATCCTCTCCAGTCTGAAGCCCACAGGACGCAGCCTGCTGGGGGAATGGAAACTATGCCTGTCAGGTCGGTCAACCTGGGACCCCTCCTGGAGGAAAGACTGGAGTCCGAGGGGATAGATCTGACAGCGGAGCCCTTCTCTGACAAG TATGGTCGCTATGGAATCCCCCAGTCTCTGGTCCAGAGGTACGCCACTGACCTGAACCAGCCTCTAACAGAGATCATGTATGCCATGGACCTGCTCAGACTCACACAGCTCCGCAAGCAGCAGCGCATGGCA GTGTGTCAAAAGCCACAGACCCTAGCGCTTGGACTAACAGCAGTGACTGACGACTGA